Proteins from one Neodiprion fabricii isolate iyNeoFabr1 chromosome 5, iyNeoFabr1.1, whole genome shotgun sequence genomic window:
- the LOC124183949 gene encoding carcinine transporter-like yields the protein MVATPEEATMIQKGKVERRVQNFDDVLPYVGGAGCYQWILFFLLLPFAFGYAFLYFTQYFITLTPDQHWCTVPELEGWNLTDREKIAFSIPIVSTTVNESVKDSVETYSRCNMYNVNFTELLSNGIKEPNRSWPKTPCLHGWTFNFSTIPYASLAAELEWVCNKTYYSSLAQSTFYVGSIIGGFIFGYIADNHGRMPALVICNMVGCAAAIATSFCNNFWSFCLCRFLAGTAFDNCFNMMFIILIEYVDLQHRTFMANASFGLYFSCSAGVLPWLAYYIADWRILSGVTAIPLMAALFAPWIVPESARWYISSGKIPKAVKTLKKIAKINGKTVDNEIYKEFEESCNEIIKNDKSHDNYTVMDLFKKPRLAFITVMLNIYWLLILFVYDGHVWNMKLLDPDVFTSFSLGALTELPAALILVLYLDKWGRRWMSFLSMFVCAIFSFIALAVPTGATAVAMGIIARFGVNLAGNIGFQYAAEMLPTVVRAQGVSLIHTLGYIAHIIGPYIVYLDDVSPYLPLTVLGLLSLVVAVQSLFLPETLGQDLPQTLQDGNDFGIEQNFWWMPCISSTSERKKKFRKLSPTNVLP from the exons ATGGTCGCGACTCCCGAGGAGGCGACAATGATCCAGAAGGGTAAAGTTGAAAGGAGAGTTCAAAACTTCGACGATGTTCTCCCTTATGTCGGAGGTGCTGGATGTTATCAGTggattctattttttctacttctaCCGTTTGCCTTTGGCTACGCTTTTCTCTACTTCACTCAATATTTCATCACCCTCACACCAGATCAACATTGGTGCACGGTACCTGAATTGGAAGGATGGAATTTGACCGATCGGGAAAA AATTGCCTTTTCCATTCCGATTGTCAGCACGACGGTTAATGAATCGGTAAAGGATAGTGTCGAGACTTATTCAAGATGCAACATGTACAATGTAAACTTCACAGAGTTACTGAGTAATGGAATCAAGGAGCCGAATCGATCTTGGCCAAAAACCCCGTGTCTCCATGGATGGACATTTAATTTCAGCACCATTCCTTACGCGTCACTTGCAGCAGAG CTTGAGTGGGTATGTAACAAAACGTATTACTCTTCGCTGGCTCAATCGACCTTCTACGTTGGCAGTATCATCGGTGGATTTATTTTCGGTTACATAGCCGATAATCATGGACGAATGCCTGCTTTAGTCATCTGCAACATGGTTGGTTGTGCCGCTGCGATTGCCACATCGTTTTGTAACAATTTCTGGTCGTTTTGTCTCTGCCGGTTCCTGGCAGGAACTGCGTTTGACAACTGCTTCAACATGATGTTCATCATTC TGATCGAGTACGTTGATCTGCAGCATCGAACCTTCATGGCAAACGCATCCTTTGGTCTGTATTTTTCTTGCTCCGCCGGCGTTTTACCGTGGCTTGCATACTACATTGCTGATTGGCGAATTCTCAGTGGGGTTACGGCGATACCATTGATGGCGGCGCTTTTTGCACCCTGGATAGTGCCTGAAAGTGCCAG ATGGTACATCTCGAGCGGTAAGATTCCGAAAGCTGTGAAgactttgaagaaaattgcAAAGATCAACGGTAAGACCGTGGACAACGAAATCTACAAGGAATTCGAGGAGAGCTGTAACGAGATCATCAAGAACGACAAGTCACATGACAACTACACTGTTATGGATCTTTTCAAAAAGCCTCGCCTTGCCTTTATCACGGTCATGCTTAACATATACTG GCTTCTCATTCTTTTCGTGTATGACGGTCATGTTTGGAACATGAAATTGTTGGATCCGGATGTTTTCACGTCGTTCTCCTTGGGTGCTTTGACGGAATTGCCAGCTGCCTTAATACTGGTACTTTACCTCGATAAATGGGGTCGCCGATGGATGAGTTTTCTCTCTATGTTCGTCTGtgcaatattttctttcattgccTTGGCCGTGCCTACAG GTGCTACCGCAGTTGCAATGGGAATAATTGCGCGCTTTGGGGTGAACTTAGCTGGGAATATTGGATTTCAGTATGCCGCAGAAATGTTGCCCACGGTTGTCAGGGCGCAGGGTGTATCCCTGATTCACACTCTCGGATACATTGCCCATATTATCGGACCCTACATCGTTTATTTG GATGACGTATCTCCGTACCTACCATTGACGGTACTTGGACTGCTTTCTCTTGTTGTGGCTGTGCAATCTTTATTTCTGCCCGAAACGTTGGGCCAAGATTTACCGCAGACGTTGCAGGATGGAAATGACTTCGGTATTGAACAGAACTTTTGGTGGATGCCATGCATATCAAG CACTTccgaaaggaagaaaaaattccggAAGCTCTCACCTACAAATGTGCTGCCGTAA